One part of the Vitis riparia cultivar Riparia Gloire de Montpellier isolate 1030 chromosome 8, EGFV_Vit.rip_1.0, whole genome shotgun sequence genome encodes these proteins:
- the LOC117921032 gene encoding protein SCARECROW: MAAACALLGDNGREMDANGSAGASLTPLTSTSISSGCDQLNHHFQRAKMVRKRTASEVELQTGSYHRFSRRPLTAMNPNPLHDMGGGGSSLSFPSNNISSRDDNSNSNSATPNSTHVPNHSTISPCSTNSTVTSSTNLAYIDTLAPLPQPPAVCGFSGLPLFPPERNRNTSGTLASAAFLPAPAVPPLTPPSMEDTTATAWIDGILKDLIHSSTNVPIPQLIQNVREIIHPCNPNLASILEYRLRSLTDPNPIPNYPERRRKDGPPVGLPRAYQQQGQVQVSSSSGLKLYLDSGLDNLHYSLPDSAASHVMNHYLNWGLTQPPTTTADGQAQHLSDHQASPSSVAPVLSLNQVHPPQPAQPQQPQNSPQSAEPAGAAATITTAPTSAAIVTKEKKEETRQQKRDEEGLHLLTLLLQCAEAVSADNFEEANKMLLEISELSTPFGTSAQRVAAYFSEAMSARLVSSCLGIYATLPTVPHSQKLVSAFQVFNGISPFVKFSHFTANQAIQEAFEREERVHIIDLDIMQGLQWPGLFHILASRPGGPPFVRLTGLGTSMEALEATGKRLTDFAEKLGLPFEFFPVAEKVGNLDPERLNVSKREAVAVHWLQHSLYDVTGSDTNTLWLLQRLAPKVVTVVEQDLSHAGSFLGRFVEAIHYYSALFDSLGASYGEESEQRHAVEQQLLSREIRNVLAVGGPSRSGDVKFNNWREKLQQSGFRVVSLAGNAATQATLLLGMFPSDGYTLVEDNGTLKLGWKDLCLLTASAWRPFHAAATTTPTHHYAH; this comes from the exons ATGGCTGCTGCTTGTGCTCTTCTCGGTGACAATGGTAGAGAAATGGATGCCAATGGCAGCGCCGGCGCGAGCTTAACTCCTTTGACCAGCACCTCCATAAGCAGCGGCTGCGACCAACTAAATCATCATTTTCAGCGTGCAAAGATGGTGAGGAAGAGGACTGCTTCCGAAGTGGAGCTCCAAACTGGCTCTTATCACAGGTTTTCACGCCGACCTCTCACCGCAATGAATCCTAACCCTCTCCACGACATGGGTGGGGGTGGCTCTTCTTTGTCTTTCCCATctaataatatttcttcaagGGATGACAACAGCAACAGCAACAGTGCTACCCCAAATTCTACCCACGTCCCCAACCACTCCACTATCTCACCTTGTTCCACGAATTCCACTGTGACGTCTTCAACAAACTTGGCTTACATTGACACCTTGGCTCCTCTACCTCAGCCACCCGCCGTGTGTGGCTTCTCCGGCCTGCCCTTGTTTCCACCCGAAAGAAATAGAAACACCAGCGGCACCCTTGCTTCAGCTGCGTTTCTTCCGGCTCCTGCTGTACCCCCTCTCACGCCTCCTTCCATGGAAGACACTACAGCAACGGCCTGGATCGACGGCATCTTGAAGGACCTCATCCACAGCTCCACCAACGTTCCCATACCCCAGCTCATCCAAAATGTGAGGGAGATCATACACCCTTGTAACCCTAACCTGGCCTCCATCCTCGAGTACAGACTTCGTTCTTTGACTGACCCAAACCCCATCCCTAATTACCCGGAAAGGAGGAGGAAGGATGGGCCTCCGGTGGGTTTGCCGAGAGCATATCAGCAGCAAGGGCAGGTGCAAGTGTCTTCTTCTTCTGGCCTTAAGCTCTATCTGGACTCCGGTCTGGACAACCTTCACTATTCCCTTCCTGATTCTGCGGCTTCTCATGTGATGAATCATTACTTGAACTGGGGTTTGACGCAACCCCCCACCACCACCGCTGATGGACAAGCCCAGCACCTCAGTGACCACCAGGCCAGCCCTTCCTCTGTAGCTCCAGTTCTGTCATTGAATCAAGTGCATCCGCCGCAGCCGGCACAGCCCCAACAACCGCAAAATTCTCCTCAGTCGGCAGAGCCAGCCGGAGCGGCAGCAACAATAACAACAGCCCCGACGTCAGCTGCGATTGTAACTAAAGAGAAGAAGGAAGAGACGCGGCAGCAGAAGAGAGACGAGGAAGGGTTACACCTCCTGACCCTACTCCTGCAATGCGCCGAGGCCGTTTCAGCTGACAACTTTGAAGAGGCTAACAAGATGCTGCTTGAGATTTCTGAGCTCTCCACTCCCTTTGGAACTTCGGCGCAGCGGGTTGCGGCTTACTTCTCAGAAGCAATGTCAGCAAGGCTTGTAAGTTCGTGCTTAGGTATATATGCGACGCTGCCCACAGTGCCGCACAGCCAGAAATTGGTATCGGCCTTCCAGGTGTTCAACGGCATTAGCCCCTTCGTGAAGTTCTCTCATTTTACGGCGAACCAGGCCATACAGGAGGCGTTTGAGAGGGAGGAGAGAGTGCACATTATAGATCTGGACATCATGCAAGGCTTGCAGTGGCCGGGGCTTTTTCACATCCTAGCATCCAGACCCGGTGGCCCGCCCTTTGTTCGCCTCACTGGACTTGGGACCTCCATGGAGGCCCTGGAAGCCACAGGCAAGCGTTTGACTGATTTTGCTGAGAAATTGGGCCTTCCCTTCGAGTTCTTCCCTGTTGCCGAGAAAGTTGGGAACTTGGATCCCGAGAGGCTCAATGTGAGCAAGAGGGAGGCTGTTGCCGTCCATTGGTTGCAGCATTCCCTCTACGACGTCACAGGTTCCGACACCAATACGCTGTGGCTCTTGCAGAG ATTAGCACCAAAAGTGGTGACTGTTGTAGAGCAAGACCTGAGCCACGCCGGCTCCTTCTTGGGAAGGTTCGTGGAGGCCATACATTACTACTCGGCGCTGTTTGACTCGCTTGGGGCGAGCTACGGAGAGGAGAGCGAACAGAGGCACGCTGTGGAGCAACAGCTTCTATCCAGGGAGATCCGAAACGTGCTTGCTGTTGGTGGGCCTTCGAGGAGTGGAGACGTCAAGTTCAATAACTGGAGGGAGAAGCTTCAGCAGTCGGGTTTCAGAGTGGTTTCACTGGCTGGGAATGCAGCCACTCAAGCCACTCTTCTCCTGGGAATGTTCCCGTCTGATGGTTACACATTGGTGGAGGACAATGGCACCCTCAAGCTTGGTTGGAAAGACCTCTGTTTACTTACTGCTTCTGCCTGGAGACCATTTCATGCTGCTGCTACCACCACACCCACCCACCACTACGCTCattga